A region from the Muribaculum gordoncarteri genome encodes:
- a CDS encoding TonB family protein has protein sequence MARGKQTCKILKEIRRQIAEANGIEFATSECRYKGDCLGTCPKCEAEVRYLEQQLRARSLAGKAVAIAGISAGMIIMSGCSGTSSSNQSNETLQGEPIEIADTLDFEGEIDEECLLSKTRDTIFNSAIEVSGIKEGEISHDPNEVVTQGEMPEERPKNPDESGIYSCVEQLPQFPGGPAEMLRFIGQHLKYPEEQLMEEIQGRVVVQFYVDTLGRVCEPKIVRDKDSALDREALRVVRLFPNFTPGIINGKKVNTYFTLPITFKLPPD, from the coding sequence TCGAGTTCGCTACATCGGAATGTCGCTACAAGGGCGACTGCCTCGGCACATGCCCCAAATGCGAAGCCGAAGTCCGCTACTTGGAGCAGCAGCTCCGCGCCCGCTCCCTTGCCGGGAAAGCCGTTGCCATTGCCGGAATCTCAGCAGGGATGATTATCATGTCGGGGTGCAGCGGCACATCATCATCGAATCAGTCAAACGAAACATTGCAGGGCGAACCGATCGAAATAGCTGATACATTGGATTTCGAGGGCGAAATTGATGAGGAATGCTTATTATCCAAAACCAGAGATACAATTTTCAATTCTGCAATCGAAGTTTCAGGTATCAAAGAAGGTGAGATAAGCCATGATCCTAATGAAGTAGTAACACAAGGTGAAATGCCGGAAGAGCGGCCGAAAAATCCGGATGAAAGTGGAATTTACAGTTGTGTTGAACAGCTGCCACAATTTCCGGGAGGTCCCGCTGAAATGTTACGTTTCATAGGTCAACATTTGAAATATCCCGAAGAGCAATTAATGGAGGAGATTCAAGGTCGTGTGGTAGTACAGTTCTATGTTGACACATTAGGTCGTGTTTGTGAGCCGAAAATAGTACGAGATAAAGATTCTGCTCTTGACCGTGAGGCTTTACGGGTAGTAAGATTATTCCCTAATTTTACTCCCGGCATTATTAATGGCAAAAAAGTCAACACATATTTTACTCTTCCCATTACATTCAAATTACCCCCAGATTGA
- a CDS encoding carboxypeptidase-like regulatory domain-containing protein gives MARGKQTCKILKEIRRQIAEANGIEFVTSECRYKGDCLGTCPKCESEVRYLEQQLRARSLAGKAVALAGISAASIAMLMPMTSEAQNVQEPQNILKGNIPAMTDTITVKGIVLSGDTLPDGTISKEPLIGATISNRRTALGAISDLDGHFGLPVCIGDTLKVEYVGYEPQTIVVTENMRTVEITLTPDYNALPGEFVFGGAISVKREENHYLDLNVKDEYGNLMERDKLDISRIWIDEDGEEDYEYLSPEYLDEKHSCRIYWDYDYGLQDEDGKPLKEATLRIEAEGYDDPVTIKVKYPKRNAKKTIKFKHRKQK, from the coding sequence ATGGCACGAGGAAAGCAGACCTGCAAGATACTGAAAGAGATACGCCGACAGATTGCCGAGGCTAACGGCATTGAGTTCGTGACATCAGAATGTCGCTATAAGGGCGACTGCCTCGGTACGTGCCCCAAATGTGAGTCCGAGGTTCGCTACCTTGAGCAACAACTCCGCGCCCGCTCACTTGCCGGGAAAGCCGTAGCCCTTGCCGGAATATCGGCGGCTTCCATCGCCATGCTCATGCCGATGACCTCTGAGGCCCAGAACGTGCAAGAACCGCAGAACATTTTGAAAGGGAACATACCGGCAATGACAGATACAATAACCGTCAAAGGCATTGTGCTGAGTGGCGACACGTTGCCCGACGGTACTATTTCAAAAGAGCCATTAATCGGAGCGACTATTTCAAATAGACGCACTGCGTTAGGTGCCATATCCGATTTAGATGGTCATTTCGGATTACCGGTCTGCATCGGCGATACATTGAAAGTGGAATATGTCGGTTATGAACCGCAGACGATTGTCGTAACCGAGAATATGAGAACCGTAGAAATCACACTTACTCCGGATTATAATGCGTTACCGGGCGAATTTGTTTTTGGTGGTGCTATTTCAGTTAAAAGGGAGGAAAATCATTATCTTGACCTCAATGTGAAAGATGAGTATGGCAATCTGATGGAAAGAGATAAATTGGATATTTCGAGAATTTGGATTGATGAGGACGGAGAGGAAGATTACGAATATCTTTCACCGGAATACCTTGACGAGAAACATTCATGCCGTATTTATTGGGATTATGACTATGGATTGCAAGACGAAGATGGCAAGCCGCTGAAAGAAGCTACTCTCCGCATCGAGGCAGAGGGTTACGATGACCCGGTAACAATCAAGGTCAAATATCCCAAACGCAACGCCAAGAAAACCATCAAGTTCAAACATAGAAAGCAGAAATAG
- a CDS encoding DDE transposase: MKLRKISEITATLPFTEFDFMQKYRESFAVSELGRIHAQLPLKELAEKIRSHFPKTHPQGNTPMFPPEGEVALMFLKPYTGQSDDGLIEMLNGSIHIQMFCGVLIDPANPIKNGKIVSAIRQRIAGALDIKELQKLLYDKWGGLLKDKNLCLTDATCYESHLRFPTDVKLLWECCEWIQSLIKKTCKALKERLPRNKYRDIDRDRLTYAKHRKHTRAATAKLRRRLLGLLSKQIGQWNRICKIHTVDITLTAEQSKRLSALKEVYRQQSALAQKKEVKHRIVSIDRPYIRPIVRGKENKRVEFGVKVNNIQIDGISFIEHHSFEAFNEGVRLQECIEYQQELTGIKVTRVGADTIYANNDNRRYCTENGMTTCFVRKGPKPKDEDADISTARRIIGTLRSTAMEGSFGNQKQHYSVGRIAARNSRSETLLLFFGIHMANAATLAARQLAIEEKEKQLQKQRA; this comes from the coding sequence GTGAAGTTACGAAAAATATCCGAGATTACGGCCACGTTGCCGTTTACCGAGTTCGATTTCATGCAAAAATATCGCGAGAGTTTTGCCGTAAGCGAGCTCGGGCGCATCCATGCGCAATTGCCATTGAAAGAACTGGCAGAGAAAATCCGTTCGCATTTTCCCAAAACGCATCCTCAGGGCAACACTCCGATGTTCCCGCCGGAGGGAGAGGTGGCGCTGATGTTTCTCAAGCCATATACCGGACAGTCGGATGACGGCCTGATCGAGATGCTCAACGGCAGTATACACATACAGATGTTCTGCGGGGTGCTCATAGATCCGGCCAACCCCATAAAGAACGGCAAGATAGTCAGTGCTATCCGTCAGCGTATAGCCGGAGCTCTTGATATCAAAGAACTACAGAAATTGCTGTATGACAAGTGGGGCGGTTTGTTAAAAGACAAGAACCTGTGCCTGACCGACGCCACCTGTTACGAGAGCCATCTGCGATTCCCGACAGATGTAAAGCTGTTGTGGGAATGCTGCGAGTGGATTCAATCACTTATAAAAAAGACCTGCAAGGCGTTGAAGGAACGGTTGCCACGCAACAAGTATCGTGATATTGACCGCGACAGACTCACCTATGCCAAGCATCGCAAGCACACCAGGGCGGCAACCGCCAAACTCCGCCGTCGATTGCTCGGCCTGCTTTCCAAACAGATAGGTCAATGGAACAGAATCTGCAAGATACACACCGTTGACATCACGCTCACCGCAGAGCAAAGCAAGCGTCTCAGTGCATTAAAAGAGGTGTATCGCCAGCAGAGCGCACTTGCTCAGAAAAAGGAGGTGAAACACCGTATCGTCAGCATAGACCGTCCGTACATCCGTCCTATTGTCAGAGGCAAGGAGAACAAGCGAGTGGAGTTCGGAGTCAAGGTCAACAACATCCAGATTGACGGAATTTCATTCATCGAACACCATTCCTTCGAAGCCTTCAACGAGGGCGTGAGATTACAGGAGTGTATTGAATATCAACAGGAACTGACCGGTATCAAAGTGACCAGGGTAGGGGCAGACACCATCTATGCCAACAACGACAACCGGCGGTATTGCACCGAAAACGGCATGACGACCTGTTTTGTCCGCAAAGGCCCGAAGCCCAAGGATGAAGATGCTGACATAAGCACAGCCCGACGAATAATCGGGACACTGCGCTCTACCGCCATGGAGGGCAGTTTCGGTAATCAGAAACAACACTACAGCGTTGGCCGGATAGCGGCACGCAACTCCCGCAGCGAAACCCTGCTGCTCTTTTTCGGCATCCACATGGCAAACGCCGCAACACTTGCCGCCCGACAACTCGCCATCGAAGAAAAAGAGAAGCAGTTACAAAAACAGCGAGCGTGA
- a CDS encoding DKNYY domain-containing protein produces MSALISSCSYRSDNISDKGEWVSVPVDSFAEGYNNIGGQVYWGYIVGTDFTEKENVGADSETFRVCKGSEYAKDKYHVYYPQNEVCFDGLDCAGTVAEEIVLRGAKPSQFKYIGNGYAVSGNKMFHDGEVIEWNDSIANLNL; encoded by the coding sequence ATGTCAGCCTTAATTTCTTCTTGCTCTTATCGCAGTGATAATATTTCCGATAAAGGCGAGTGGGTAAGCGTGCCTGTCGATAGTTTTGCAGAAGGTTACAATAATATTGGCGGACAGGTTTATTGGGGATATATAGTCGGAACGGATTTCACTGAAAAAGAGAATGTCGGCGCGGATAGTGAAACATTCCGTGTGTGCAAAGGCTCGGAGTACGCCAAAGACAAGTATCATGTATATTATCCGCAAAATGAGGTATGCTTTGACGGCTTAGATTGCGCTGGAACTGTCGCAGAGGAGATAGTGCTTAGAGGTGCAAAACCGTCACAATTCAAATATATTGGCAATGGCTATGCTGTTTCCGGAAACAAGATGTTTCACGACGGCGAAGTGATTGAATGGAATGACAGTATCGCAAATCTCAATTTATAG